A portion of the Edaphobacter lichenicola genome contains these proteins:
- a CDS encoding phospholipid carrier-dependent glycosyltransferase has product MIPVTNSQSAPRRTVSRVTTISAAIVILLFFICCVHIAKSDSVSWDESQHLYSGWLAWEHGDFGYNPEVPPLVKMWDAIPLLHRDIRQPAFTGTDFKKEGFVLGQRFLAANGIDRTLIPARIMASLLTVLLATLLYFCAREMFGDKPALFALLLFCLDPNFIAHGSYVTTDIGASFTMLAAVYAFYRYVKRPTVGRIITVGFAVGLAMTAKFTGVFIVPILCLIAAINYWLPKDETASSKSPSPRQVITTLAVALAIGVGCIWTIYHFRYAARPVPLQLNPTSEQYLQSLASPVVRRVLTTVSKLHLLPEAYIYGLADTKISASDIPSYFFGRDYSGASRWYFPGAFIIKSTLPFLILFALTMVVVLRGRWRMRREIVFLTIPPIFIFLLSTSSDLGIGYRHLFPMFPMLYILIAGCAAHIVSRNPKFIYGFIVLLLGQFATTVFARPGLMAYANEAWGGPSKTHLYLADSNVDWGQQLKSVKSYLDTHPSQPCFFAYSAQGPVDFRDYGINCRVLPTAVTFWTGLDSMRFGDDPKISGTLLISDGELSGVDTPGRENPYAQFASVQPAATIDRGVYVYQGQFTLGPVAALEHIAAAEDFAKQHKVDDTIRETRTALNLDPNNPKAHMILGDALAATGDAMAAQSEYAAALQSSELDPVFQKSLIDELHAKTKHEIADR; this is encoded by the coding sequence ATGATCCCAGTTACCAACTCTCAGAGCGCGCCGCGTCGTACCGTATCCCGGGTCACAACGATCTCAGCGGCCATCGTCATCCTCCTCTTCTTTATCTGCTGCGTTCATATAGCAAAGAGTGACTCCGTAAGTTGGGATGAGTCACAGCATCTCTACTCAGGATGGCTCGCATGGGAACATGGAGACTTTGGTTATAACCCCGAGGTTCCCCCATTGGTGAAGATGTGGGATGCAATTCCACTCTTGCATCGAGACATCAGGCAGCCGGCATTTACTGGCACTGACTTCAAGAAAGAGGGCTTCGTACTGGGGCAGCGTTTCCTGGCTGCCAATGGCATCGATCGTACCTTGATTCCTGCCCGCATCATGGCTTCGCTGCTTACCGTTCTGCTCGCCACGCTGCTCTACTTCTGCGCAAGGGAGATGTTCGGTGACAAACCAGCCCTCTTCGCTCTACTCCTGTTTTGTCTGGATCCGAACTTCATCGCTCACGGCTCCTACGTGACGACAGATATCGGGGCATCGTTCACGATGCTTGCCGCAGTCTATGCGTTCTATAGATACGTAAAACGCCCTACGGTCGGCCGCATCATCACGGTTGGGTTCGCCGTTGGACTAGCGATGACGGCCAAATTTACGGGTGTGTTTATTGTTCCGATATTGTGCCTGATTGCGGCGATCAACTACTGGCTGCCGAAAGATGAGACAGCGAGCAGCAAGTCTCCTTCGCCCCGGCAGGTGATCACTACCCTTGCAGTTGCTTTGGCGATCGGAGTCGGATGCATCTGGACGATATATCACTTCCGCTATGCGGCTCGTCCTGTCCCTCTGCAGTTGAACCCAACGAGCGAACAGTATCTGCAGAGCCTCGCTTCGCCGGTAGTTCGTCGTGTACTGACGACAGTAAGCAAGCTTCACCTGTTACCTGAGGCCTATATCTACGGGTTGGCCGACACCAAGATCTCAGCAAGCGATATCCCAAGCTACTTCTTCGGACGAGACTACTCCGGCGCTTCGCGTTGGTATTTTCCCGGCGCCTTTATCATCAAGAGCACTCTGCCGTTCCTGATTCTATTTGCGCTCACGATGGTTGTTGTACTTCGAGGGCGTTGGCGAATGCGACGCGAGATCGTCTTTCTGACAATCCCTCCGATCTTTATATTTTTGCTCTCGACATCTTCAGATCTCGGCATCGGATACAGGCATCTGTTTCCAATGTTCCCGATGCTCTACATCCTGATCGCGGGATGCGCAGCGCATATCGTTTCTAGAAATCCAAAATTTATCTATGGATTTATCGTTCTATTGCTCGGGCAGTTCGCCACAACAGTGTTTGCACGCCCAGGACTGATGGCCTATGCGAATGAGGCCTGGGGAGGACCATCGAAAACACACCTCTATCTTGCCGACTCGAATGTGGACTGGGGCCAGCAGCTCAAATCCGTCAAATCGTATCTGGACACGCACCCCTCTCAGCCCTGCTTCTTTGCCTATTCCGCACAAGGTCCTGTCGACTTTAGAGATTATGGAATCAACTGTCGTGTGCTGCCGACAGCCGTAACGTTCTGGACGGGCCTCGATAGCATGCGCTTCGGCGATGATCCAAAGATATCGGGCACGCTTTTAATAAGCGATGGCGAGTTGTCCGGTGTAGACACACCTGGCAGGGAAAATCCGTACGCACAATTTGCATCAGTTCAGCCCGCAGCGACCATTGATCGAGGGGTATACGTCTATCAAGGACAATTCACGCTTGGGCCCGTCGCGGCACTCGAACATATCGCCGCAGCGGAAGACTTTGCAAAGCAACACAAAGTCGACGATACGATCCGCGAAACGCGAACCGCACTGAATCTTGACCCGAACAATCCTAAGGCCCACATGATCCTCGGTGATGCATTGGCTGCAACAGGTGACGCGATGGCAGCCCAATCCGAGTATGCCGCCGCGCTCCAGTCATCGGAACTCGATCCTGTCTTTCAGAAGAGCCTGATCGACGAGCTTCACGCAAAGACAAAACACGAAATAGCTGATCGTTAG